One segment of Marvinbryantia formatexigens DSM 14469 DNA contains the following:
- a CDS encoding carbohydrate ABC transporter permease — MAGKAKKATGYSMSRALVRRETIAGYAFMLPNLIFFVGFVIYPMIQCVITSFFDSTMNRADIFVGLGNYIELFQDGVFLRALWNTIIIVVVSVPVTCIFSLWVSSIIYDLKGPLCSLLRCVFYLPVVTGSVAVAVVWKWMYNNYYGIFNYVGKGLGLIDKNINWLGDERFALGCIILILLTTSVGQPIVLYVSALNNVDVSLVEAAEVDGANKMQCFWKIKWPQIMPTTLYILVITTINSFQCFALIQLLTSGGPNHSTDTIMYYIYHTAFKLYRYGYGNAMGVVLAVIIAVLSAVQFKMAQSD; from the coding sequence ATGGCCGGTAAAGCAAAGAAAGCCACTGGCTACAGCATGAGCAGAGCGCTGGTGCGCAGAGAAACGATTGCGGGCTATGCGTTTATGCTGCCGAATCTGATATTTTTTGTCGGATTTGTTATTTATCCGATGATTCAGTGTGTGATTACCAGCTTCTTTGATTCCACAATGAACCGGGCGGACATTTTTGTGGGTCTGGGGAATTATATAGAGCTGTTCCAGGACGGCGTGTTCCTGCGCGCACTGTGGAATACCATCATTATTGTAGTAGTTTCCGTTCCCGTAACCTGCATTTTCTCACTGTGGGTAAGCTCGATTATTTACGATTTAAAGGGGCCCCTGTGTTCCCTGCTCAGATGCGTATTTTATCTCCCGGTCGTTACCGGTTCCGTGGCGGTCGCAGTGGTATGGAAATGGATGTACAACAATTACTACGGTATTTTCAACTACGTCGGCAAGGGACTGGGTCTGATTGATAAGAATATCAACTGGCTCGGTGATGAAAGATTTGCCCTTGGATGTATTATTCTGATTCTGCTCACGACCTCCGTAGGGCAGCCGATCGTGCTCTATGTGTCCGCGCTGAACAATGTGGATGTTTCTCTTGTTGAAGCGGCAGAGGTGGACGGAGCAAACAAGATGCAGTGCTTCTGGAAAATTAAATGGCCGCAGATTATGCCGACCACGCTTTACATCCTTGTTATCACGACCATCAACAGCTTCCAGTGCTTTGCTCTGATACAGCTTCTGACGAGCGGCGGACCGAACCACAGCACGGATACGATCATGTATTACATCTATCACACGGCGTTCAAGCTGTACCGCTATGGCTATGGCAACGCGATGGGCGTTGTGCTGGCAGTGATTATTGCTGTGCTTTCTGCTGTCCAGTTTAAGATGGCACAGTCAGATTAG
- a CDS encoding carbohydrate ABC transporter permease, producing the protein MNKSTSVRTKCYKIISIAVIILLAIAFAFPLYWIITGSFKTAKAINSTTPQWIPDEWVLDNYRKLFSKQTAPLWSLSIPFTGITFAGPIVPASIRWLMNTIFMAVMSMILTCATSAMAGYALAKKRFIGRTVLFSLIVCAMALPKQVILIPLLREMSALNLYNTIWAVIFPIVGWPFGVFLIKQFAEGIPGEMMEAARIDGASEWKTFTNIALPMIKPGIGALAIFTFINSWNDYFMQLIMLSSTENATISLGIARMQAENSTDFGLIMAGAALAAVPIIVVFLIFQKYFTKGITMGAVKG; encoded by the coding sequence ATGAATAAGTCGACGTCAGTACGAACCAAATGCTATAAGATTATATCGATAGCAGTGATTATTCTTTTGGCGATTGCGTTTGCGTTCCCGCTTTACTGGATTATTACCGGCTCCTTTAAGACGGCGAAGGCAATCAACTCCACGACCCCGCAGTGGATACCTGATGAGTGGGTTCTGGATAATTATAGAAAGCTGTTCAGCAAGCAGACGGCGCCGCTCTGGTCCCTGAGCATCCCGTTTACCGGTATTACCTTTGCGGGACCGATCGTTCCGGCTTCTATCCGCTGGCTGATGAACACAATATTTATGGCGGTCATGTCCATGATTCTTACCTGCGCGACCTCTGCGATGGCGGGCTATGCGCTGGCAAAAAAACGCTTTATCGGCAGAACGGTGCTGTTCTCGCTGATTGTCTGTGCGATGGCGCTGCCAAAACAGGTTATTCTGATTCCGCTGCTCCGTGAAATGTCGGCGCTGAATCTGTATAATACCATCTGGGCGGTAATCTTTCCGATTGTGGGATGGCCGTTCGGTGTATTTCTGATTAAGCAGTTTGCGGAGGGCATACCGGGAGAAATGATGGAGGCGGCGCGCATCGACGGTGCGAGCGAGTGGAAGACCTTCACGAACATTGCGCTGCCGATGATTAAACCGGGTATCGGCGCGCTGGCGATTTTCACGTTCATCAATTCCTGGAACGACTACTTCATGCAGTTGATTATGCTGTCGAGTACGGAAAACGCCACCATATCCCTTGGTATCGCACGTATGCAGGCGGAGAACTCCACAGACTTCGGTCTGATCATGGCAGGCGCTGCGCTGGCGGCGGTTCCGATTATCGTGGTATTCCTGATCTTCCAGAAATACTTCACAAAGGGTATTACGATGGGCGCGGTAAAAGGTTAA
- a CDS encoding type IV toxin-antitoxin system AbiEi family antitoxin, with protein MITVKNIFVKEQEIVAEKFLKLPVVQKYEITGKRKDGFFAEVELDDGDGFILYVCVMKDAYPALVKEKTKSLPEKKRDESFIIIAPYISDETAEICETAGIGFFDYAGNCLFCRHSVYLREKGNKNPQPKKRGQSSVFERSSEVSSAILREMFLDVSRPWKLKHLAEKVNCSIGQVSKVKDFLCRNAWAEMTGDGVKLEQPENILREWSKVYGKTKIPAVSCYSLDGVADLEKKLRKMKEHTGMDYYLTGFSGGVRYAPVVRYNRVHVYLEPENIKEAMNFLECKEVENGQNFVIFPIEKESCIRDSEEKQGYSVVSPVQIYLDCMQIKGRGEEMAEAVMRKEILK; from the coding sequence ATGATAACAGTGAAAAATATTTTTGTAAAAGAACAGGAAATTGTTGCGGAAAAGTTTTTAAAATTGCCGGTTGTTCAGAAATATGAAATAACAGGCAAACGAAAAGACGGCTTTTTTGCGGAGGTAGAGCTTGATGACGGGGATGGATTTATTCTGTATGTATGTGTTATGAAAGACGCATATCCGGCGTTGGTAAAAGAAAAAACAAAAAGCCTGCCGGAAAAGAAACGGGATGAGAGCTTTATTATTATAGCGCCGTATATTTCGGACGAAACAGCAGAAATCTGTGAGACAGCGGGAATCGGATTCTTTGATTATGCAGGAAATTGCCTGTTCTGCAGGCATTCGGTTTATTTGCGCGAAAAGGGAAATAAAAATCCGCAGCCGAAAAAACGCGGACAAAGCTCCGTTTTTGAGCGGTCATCCGAAGTATCTTCCGCGATTCTCAGAGAGATGTTTCTGGATGTCAGCCGGCCGTGGAAACTGAAGCATCTGGCGGAAAAGGTAAACTGCAGCATTGGTCAGGTATCTAAAGTAAAAGACTTTCTTTGCCGGAATGCATGGGCGGAAATGACAGGGGATGGGGTGAAACTGGAGCAGCCGGAAAATATCCTGCGTGAATGGAGTAAGGTATACGGGAAAACGAAAATTCCTGCTGTCTCCTGCTACTCGCTTGACGGTGTGGCTGACCTGGAAAAAAAACTGAGAAAAATGAAGGAACATACAGGAATGGACTACTATTTGACTGGTTTTTCTGGCGGGGTAAGGTACGCACCGGTAGTGAGGTATAATCGGGTGCATGTTTATCTTGAACCGGAAAACATAAAAGAAGCAATGAATTTTCTGGAATGTAAAGAAGTGGAGAACGGACAGAATTTCGTTATATTTCCAATAGAAAAGGAATCCTGTATAAGGGATTCAGAAGAGAAACAGGGATACAGCGTGGTCTCTCCGGTTCAGATATATTTAGACTGTATGCAGATAAAGGGACGGGGAGAAGAGATGGCAGAAGCAGTAATGCGAAAGGAGATACTGAAGTGA
- a CDS encoding sensor histidine kinase, with amino-acid sequence MLKRLQNRLRIFLIVVFMAIVTLILCFSFHSIRQAQQTADITYIQRIASLIIYQLEADSSEPETLLADYESEMHVYSLLTDEDGSVLFRSAPVTRTGPDTLWKTAEKSMSARTTDGILGSPAVTEQSGYMEISGDNGDHYLAICASILTKSQKLLSLILFYEEPSAGSLLAEQAPAYCAIWLLAFAGILIVSRFLLRRAFAPTEQVLEGQKDFIAAASHELKSPLAVIMANAEAIQDAGETSPQVRESLGIIDAECTRMSGLIRDMLLLAASDADQWTLQKTLTDVDTLLITLFEAYEPVCLKKNIRLKLELDEKSYPPLFTDQERVFQILSIFLDNAVYYSPENSSIEIKTRQTARELIFLVADHGSGIAEEDKPFIFDRFYCADKSRTDKSHFGLGLSIAKELSGILSGKVWFEDTPGGGATFFLSLPLGQPPA; translated from the coding sequence ATGCTTAAACGACTGCAAAACCGCCTGCGTATTTTTCTGATTGTCGTTTTTATGGCAATCGTCACGCTGATTCTCTGCTTTTCCTTCCACAGCATCCGGCAGGCGCAGCAGACTGCCGATATCACTTATATCCAGCGCATAGCGTCTCTTATTATTTATCAACTGGAAGCAGATTCCTCAGAACCGGAAACGCTCCTCGCCGACTATGAAAGCGAAATGCACGTTTACAGCCTCCTGACGGACGAAGATGGCTCTGTCCTGTTCCGGAGCGCCCCGGTTACCCGCACAGGCCCTGATACGCTGTGGAAAACGGCAGAGAAAAGCATGTCCGCCCGGACGACTGACGGGATCCTTGGCAGTCCCGCCGTTACCGAACAGAGCGGGTATATGGAGATTTCCGGTGACAACGGCGACCATTATCTTGCCATCTGCGCCAGCATTCTCACAAAGTCCCAAAAGCTGCTCTCTCTGATTTTATTTTATGAGGAGCCCTCCGCCGGCAGCCTGCTGGCAGAACAGGCTCCGGCATACTGCGCCATCTGGCTGCTGGCATTTGCGGGCATTCTGATTGTCAGCCGTTTTCTGCTGCGCAGGGCATTCGCCCCCACAGAGCAGGTGCTTGAGGGGCAGAAGGACTTTATTGCCGCCGCCTCCCACGAATTAAAATCCCCCCTGGCAGTCATTATGGCAAACGCGGAAGCCATCCAGGATGCCGGTGAGACCTCCCCGCAGGTGCGGGAGAGCCTTGGCATCATCGACGCGGAATGCACCCGGATGTCCGGACTGATACGTGATATGCTGCTCCTTGCCGCCTCGGATGCCGACCAGTGGACCCTTCAGAAAACTCTGACGGATGTGGATACGCTGCTGATTACGCTGTTCGAAGCCTATGAGCCCGTATGTCTGAAAAAAAATATCCGTCTGAAGCTGGAGCTGGATGAAAAAAGCTACCCGCCTCTTTTTACGGACCAGGAACGTGTTTTCCAGATATTGAGCATCTTTCTGGATAACGCAGTCTATTACTCGCCGGAAAACAGCTCCATTGAAATAAAAACGAGGCAGACTGCCAGAGAACTGATTTTTCTTGTCGCAGATCATGGAAGCGGCATTGCTGAGGAGGATAAACCGTTTATTTTCGACCGTTTTTACTGCGCTGATAAATCCCGCACCGATAAATCGCACTTCGGTCTGGGACTGAGTATTGCAAAAGAGCTGTCCGGAATACTGTCCGGAAAAGTATGGTTTGAAGATACGCCCGGCGGCGGAGCGACATTCTTCCTGTCGCTGCCCTTAGGACAACCGCCCGCATAG
- a CDS encoding response regulator transcription factor, giving the protein MIKILLIEDDRELCRSIRRELEKNGYMVECCSDGETAMFYALNTDYGYDIAIVDRMLPVVDGLTIIRAMRRKNIQIPVIIITGMSALDDRVDGLDGGADDYLVKPFHIRELLARVRALTRRPHQMQDAELLTCGDLRFDTSTRTLQCSQRKVALTAKEAELLGTLMRQPEAVFSREQLVLKVWGSDSDIEPGNVDNYISFLRRRLRELGSACQIKTIYGTGYRLEESHA; this is encoded by the coding sequence ATGATAAAAATATTACTTATAGAAGACGACCGGGAGCTGTGCCGCTCCATCCGGCGGGAGCTGGAAAAAAACGGCTATATGGTGGAATGCTGCAGCGACGGGGAGACGGCGATGTTCTATGCGCTGAATACCGATTATGGATATGATATCGCTATCGTGGACCGTATGCTGCCGGTCGTCGACGGTCTGACCATCATCCGGGCAATGCGCCGGAAAAATATCCAGATTCCTGTCATCATCATTACGGGAATGTCCGCTCTGGACGACCGGGTGGACGGTCTGGACGGTGGGGCGGACGACTATCTGGTAAAGCCCTTTCACATCCGCGAGCTGCTGGCGAGGGTGCGCGCGCTGACGCGGCGGCCGCATCAGATGCAGGATGCAGAGTTACTCACCTGCGGCGACCTCCGGTTCGATACCTCCACCCGGACGCTTCAATGCAGTCAGCGAAAGGTCGCGCTGACAGCAAAAGAAGCGGAGCTTCTCGGCACACTGATGAGGCAGCCGGAAGCTGTATTTTCACGGGAGCAGCTTGTTCTGAAGGTATGGGGAAGCGATTCTGATATTGAACCTGGAAATGTGGACAACTATATTTCTTTTCTTCGCAGACGCCTCCGGGAGCTTGGGAGCGCCTGCCAGATTAAAACAATTTACGGTACCGGCTACCGTTTGGAGGAATCACATGCTTAA
- a CDS encoding ABC transporter permease gives MPFYRRGFLYLRRNPAKTALLFLVFLFVSGMILGTTMLLEAAEATEVSMREKTKARVICEASDTAHPVTEQEAESIRSLEAVTSVNRMGQQAAYAADLTPVTASDSREPENRRVSLYAYDDLESEGPFAEQSFRLTEGSLIDAQTRRGVLVNAGFADANGLSVGDMISLEAEDGNVVTVEVTGVYLAGNESRQENDTPALYRLENRIYIDSTTYLDLTGGGFYQVTVCTGQPELLDTLAEEIEEILQGKAEITTSDALYRQMKAPLTQMTGMVGLMRILAFLTGITVVSLLLCMWMRGRKKEMAVFLSMGERKLFIFLQAFLESAAVFAAALCAACIPGNLAAGKLQALLMTFAKTEVSVQISVRTADIALLAGSGILVVLAAVLLSVLPVLMTNPKDILSEMEE, from the coding sequence ATGCCTTTTTATCGGAGAGGGTTCCTTTATCTGAGAAGGAACCCTGCGAAGACGGCTCTTTTGTTTCTGGTATTTCTTTTTGTCAGCGGCATGATTCTGGGCACGACGATGCTGCTGGAAGCCGCAGAAGCCACGGAAGTGTCAATGCGGGAAAAAACGAAAGCCAGAGTTATCTGCGAGGCTTCGGATACTGCGCATCCGGTTACGGAGCAGGAGGCGGAAAGCATCCGGAGCCTGGAAGCGGTAACATCCGTCAACCGGATGGGGCAGCAGGCGGCATACGCGGCCGATCTTACGCCGGTCACCGCCAGCGATTCCAGGGAGCCTGAGAACCGGCGGGTCAGTCTGTACGCATATGACGACCTGGAAAGCGAAGGACCTTTTGCGGAGCAGTCCTTCCGGCTTACGGAGGGCAGCCTGATTGATGCCCAAACCCGCCGCGGTGTTTTGGTGAACGCCGGATTTGCGGATGCAAACGGTCTTTCGGTTGGCGATATGATTTCGCTGGAAGCAGAGGATGGGAATGTCGTGACCGTAGAAGTGACCGGAGTGTACCTTGCCGGGAATGAAAGCCGGCAGGAAAACGACACTCCCGCCCTTTACCGGCTGGAGAACCGCATTTATATCGACAGCACGACGTATCTGGATCTGACCGGCGGCGGATTTTACCAGGTAACCGTCTGCACCGGGCAGCCGGAGCTTCTGGATACGCTGGCGGAGGAGATAGAGGAAATTCTGCAGGGAAAAGCGGAGATTACCACATCGGACGCCCTTTACCGGCAGATGAAAGCGCCGCTTACGCAGATGACCGGGATGGTGGGGCTTATGAGGATACTCGCTTTTCTGACCGGCATCACGGTCGTCTCCCTGCTGCTCTGCATGTGGATGCGCGGAAGAAAGAAGGAAATGGCGGTATTTCTGAGCATGGGCGAACGGAAGCTGTTTATTTTTCTGCAGGCATTTCTGGAATCGGCCGCTGTATTTGCGGCTGCCCTGTGCGCCGCCTGTATCCCTGGAAATCTGGCGGCGGGGAAGCTGCAGGCGCTTCTGATGACTTTTGCAAAGACGGAGGTATCCGTGCAGATATCCGTGCGGACAGCCGATATCGCCCTTCTGGCGGGAAGCGGCATTCTGGTGGTGCTGGCGGCTGTTCTGCTGTCAGTGCTGCCGGTACTCATGACAAATCCGAAGGACATTTTGTCAGAAATGGAGGAATGA